In Kazachstania africana CBS 2517 chromosome 4, complete genome, the following are encoded in one genomic region:
- the MGR1 gene encoding Mgr1p (similar to Saccharomyces cerevisiae MGR1 (YCL044C); ancestral locus Anc_1.30) produces the protein MAVYTPSGNNNNSGINDNDVGSASEMEKFFVRPSLGLKLWGPLVPASDNRTGLWTLLTIQTVVGIGCFKRFNSLRRAHQVIKTNISRLPTLNRFSKTDKIISIESKPLQKLSRWDTTKKFIYLFSGTVILSQSLLELCRLSLLKYDPWYEEARCARDKKFFNDIIKYYNEGIDPTKIQVKVKRSGGDDSVSVNPNVNEIKQSVAIVRAQNEASNPIIKWYGPIELEPMSFNDYLGRMEYYLHMMELLQSRKIRNNDDNNSTNMLLNIISYSNDEIEKVIEKNKQTRDVIMSDLSKEISLQQDNSNDAEEEPGLRQDITKSISSMMEQKRKQKVEHSSNLLVPPRNVILDPIQVKTSEDIDLNEIWSLYDPWMNLGLDTSLSIKFIPTVITPNDAQSTEDQSHSRDDEE, from the coding sequence ATGGCAGTGTATACTCCTTCaggtaataataataatagtgggatcaatgataatgatgtcGGTTCAGCAAGTGAAATGGAGAAATTTTTCGTACGACCAAGTCTTGGTTTGAAATTATGGGGACCATTAGTACCAGCATCAGACAACAGGACAGGTCTCTGGACGTTGCTAACGATACAGACTGTGGTTGGAATTGGCTGTTTCAAACGATTCAACAGCTTACGCAGGGCACATCAAGTGATAAAGACTAATATATCAAGATTACCCACATTGAACAGATTTTCCAAGACTGATAAGATAATTTCAATCGAATCTAAACCATTGCAGAAGTTAAGTAGGTGGGATACGAcgaaaaaattcatttatttgTTCAGTGGTACAGTAATTTTATCACAATCTCTATTAGAGCTTTGCAGACTCTCCTTACTCAAATACGATCCATGGTACGAGGAAGCAAGATGTGCTAGGGATAAAAAGTTCTTCAACGacattataaaatattataacGAAGGTATAGATCCAACGAAGATCCAAGTTAAAGTGAAGAGGTCCGGTGGTGATGACAGTGTTAGCGTGAATCCCAACgtaaatgaaataaagcAAAGCGTAGCCATAGTTAGGGCACAAAATGAGGCAAGTAACCCAATAATTAAGTGGTATGGTCCAATAGAATTGGAGCCAATGTCATTTAATGACTATTTAGGGAGAATGGAGTATTACTTACACATGATGGAACTCTTACAAAGTAGAAAAATCCGTAACAACGATGACAATAATTCTACAAATATGCTGTTAAATATTATCTCCtattcaaatgatgaaatagAGAAGGTcattgagaaaaataaacaaacaAGGGACGTCATAATGTCAGATTTGTCAAAAGAAATCTCCTTACAACAAGACAATAGCAATGATGCCGAGGAAGAGCCTGGCCTAAGACAAGACATCACGAAATCTATATCTTCAATGATGGAACAGAAAAGGAAACAAAAAGTCGAACACTCATCTAATTTACTTGTGCCCCCCAGAAATGTCATTCTGGATCCCATACAAGTCAAAACTTCCGAAGATATCGACCTTAATGAGATATGGTCACTATACGACCCATGGATGAACCTGGGACTCGACACTTCATTAagtatcaaattcatcCCTACTGTAATTACCCCTAATGATGCACAATCCACAGAGGATCAGAGTCATTCAAGAGATGATGAGGAATGA
- the ATG22 gene encoding Atg22p (similar to Saccharomyces cerevisiae ATG22 (YCL038C); ancestral locus Anc_1.35) yields MNEDDPLQITKKNIKGWYFYSFSSEPFIVSAVSTYIPLLLEQFARINGVKLNDHSQPCIIAPATHSTDKCVVPLFNGSLFVDTSSFALYTFSISVLFQTVMVITVSGIVDILNSIRFKGLTLVTFSILGALSTIYISQLSFDQIYTLPLLCIIANSCYGVINVVGNSLLPIFISDLTKYGNGGEEEDENSSLISDTNEKLTNIISGRGASIGYSSALIVQLISMALVGKSKSRENIQIAVLFVGIWWIIWQLPMLWLLRDINENPQTIPHSIPISSLKYGWWSLYESFKNAKLLKDVMIFLLGWFIISDSLTTINSTAILFSRTELSMSAVNLIAISIITMIMAMIGAFIIPNYLAKKFNWLPHRTLVYIICWSSFIPFYGMLGFFFQSIGLKHKFEMYALAVWYGLSLGGLAAVSRTVFSLIIPKGKESTFFSMFSITDKGSSIVGPSLVGLITDKTHNIRYSFFLLFGLLVVSLPIFSSLDVKRGKREAEELSKI; encoded by the coding sequence ATGAATGAAGATGACCCTTTGCAAATCactaagaaaaatataaaaggATGGTATTTTTACTCTTTTTCAAGTGAGCCGTTTATTGTTTCAGCTGTTTCTACGTACATTCCATTATTGCTTGAACAATTTGCTAGGATCAACGGTGTGAAATTAAACGATCACTCTCAACCGTGCATTATAGCACCAGCTACACACTCCACTGACAAGTGTGTGGTTCCATTATTTAATGGTTCACTTTTCGTGGACACATCCAGCTTCGCCCTCTACACTTTCTCGATCAGTGTATTGTTTCAGACAGTAATGGTAATAACTGTTTCAGGAATTGtagatattttgaattctatAAGATTTAAAGGCTTGACTTTAGTTACGTTCAGCATATTAGGGGCATTATCTACCATTTATATCTCTCAATTGTCATTTGATCAGATTTATACGCTTCCATTGCTTTGTATAATAGCAAACTCATGCTATGGTGTTATAAACGTGGTTGGAAACTCGCTGCTACCAATATTCATATCTGATTTGACTAAATATGGGAATGGtggagaagaagaggatgaaAATTCAAGCTTAATCAGTGAtacaaatgaaaaactAACCAATATTATCAGTGGTAGAGGTGCAAGCATAGGATATTCAAGTGCTCTAATTGTACAATTGATCTCGATGGCACTTGTtggtaaatcaaaatcaaggGAAAATATCCAGATAGCTGTCCTATTTGTTGGCATCTGGTGGATCATTTGGCAGTTACCAATGCTCTGGCTTCTTAGAGACATTAACGAAAACCCTCAAACCATACCACACTCAATTCCAATctcttcattgaaatacGGTTGGTGGTCTCTATATGAATCTTTTAAGAACGCAAAATTGTTGAAGGATGTCATGATCTTCCTGCTAGGTTGGTTCATAATCAGTGATTCTTTAACAACTATAAATTCTACAGCTATTCTATTTTCAAGGACTGAACTCTCCATGTCTGCCGTAAATTTAATCGCCATTAGCATAATTACGATGATAATGGCCATGATAGGTGCCTTTATTATACCAAATTATTTAGCCAAAAAGTTCAACTGGCTACCTCATCGTACTTTAGTTTACATTATCTGTTGGTCTAGTTTTATACCCTTCTATGGAATGCttggatttttctttcaatcaATCGGTTTGAAACATAAATTCGAAATGTATGCTTTGGCAGTATGGTATGGCTTGTCACTCGGTGGTCTCGCTGCAGTATCCCGTACAGTTTTCAGTTTGATCATCCCAAAGGGTAAAGAATCAACTTTCTTCAGTATGTTCTCAATCACGGACAAGGGATCATCTATAGTGGGACCGTCCCTTGTAGGGTTAATAACTGACAAGACTCACAATATTAGATACTCTTTTTTCTTACTATTTGGGCTATTAGTCGTGTCTTTACCAATTTTCAGCTCATTGGATGTAAAAAGAGGCAAACGCGAAGCTGAAGAGTTGAGTAAAATTTAA
- the GID7 gene encoding glucose-induced degradation complex subunit GID7 (similar to Saccharomyces cerevisiae GID7 (YCL039W); ancestral locus Anc_1.34) has product MAFSYSQKPAGDTNMRLKIDKSSSNNTNIIGGVFDKVQLTKLLIHSLKELGYSRSAISLQEESGGIQVESTIVQRLFNFINNGRFQLIDLNLLLSLPLKDNPSAISSSEAENNTHNLMKIDNMLSGPVDSIKAEEILNVFTIEYNNFEAYYKNIGNDMIKLSNFLKILEIILLICKELFIELIFTKAIDTSTAVLFLRNTIRKFIALWEEVLLTLDEYIDDEDTIFTPEDLLRELSSLLTNPSILNDPNCNSWKGSIEKSRDSLIEIISTYINPNDLVPKGRLIALLKQSIKYQRSHDISDANARNDFDYMDVDDEDNEEEVEEGKETFERTVNLLQDNPSDFQRIRFKDEKTLVQNADEIWYLQFSPDGKYLASASADSMTERKILIYDVENDFQVYKILEDNPQSVLYLSFSPDSKYLVSCPFNEMANIYDIHSKGEPTSINPIIHNNKAQENQSNKNIVAEIIHPIDSFQIPNNDSGNASPSSPGSVESPTLSITNGTSSTETSPRIWCCDWFRSEEHKGKFIVGSPDRDVVIYDMTTKSIIFSFAQKLFPNNNATSNSNAANGTDTTTSSNENRNMSNDDSNHKFDDYQHEKFPRIHDLKLSYDDKFLILMTYNGTIDVYDLSSFPDNDTLIKTDNSVLQNFELERFSRLEIDKNMTCISLPQLTNISRVSIAGSNLLAPSLNIENLVLVSLQNNEIQLWDFKENLLIQKYYGQRQEKFIIRSCFGYNNKLVVSGSEDGKVYVWDRLRGNIIDVLSGHVGERVTAATANEKISANGKTFGRNCNVVAWNPVDKSLFASGGDDGYIKIWRVIKE; this is encoded by the coding sequence atggCTTTTTCATACTCCCAGAAACCTGCTGGTGACACAAATATGAGATTGAAAATCGATAAGAGTTCTAGcaataatactaatattATTGGTGGTGTATTCGATAAAGTTCAACTCACTAAATTGCTGATTCATtcattaaaagaattagGATATTCAAGATCTGCCATATCATTACAGGAGGAGAGTGGTGGTATACAGGTCGAATCCACTATTGTCCAGAgacttttcaattttatcaacaATGGTAGATTCCAACTAATTGATTTGAACCTTTTATTAAGCTTACCTTTGAAAGACAATCCATCTGCAATATCCTCATCAGAGGCGGAAAATAACACCCataatttaatgaaaattgatAACATGTTGAGTGGACCTGTCGACTCCATTAAAGCAGAAGAGATCTTAAACGTCTTCACTATAGAGTATAACAACTTCGAGGCCTACTATAAGAACATCGGTAATGATATGattaaattatcaaattttctgaaGATTTTAGAAATTATATTGTTAATTTGCAAAGAATTATTCATTGAACTGATTTTTACCAAAGCAATTGACACTTCTACGGCTGTACTATTTCTTCGAAACACTATAAGAAAGTTTATCGCTCTATGGGAAGAGGTCCTCTTGACATTAGATGAATATatcgatgatgaagataccATTTTCACACCAGAAGACTTGTTAAGAGAATTATCAAGTCTTTTAACAAATCCCTCGATATTAAATGACCCAAATTGTAATTCATGGAAAGGTTCCATTGAGAAATCAAGAGACTCCctcattgaaataatttctACTTATATTAATCCTAATGACCTGGTCCCGAAAGGGAGATTGATTGCTTTGCTCAAACAATCGATCAAATATCAACGTTCTCACGACATTTCCGATGCTAACGCACGTAATGACTTTGATTACATGGATGtggatgatgaagataatgaagaagaagtagaagaaggaaaagaaacatttgaGAGGACAGTAAATTTATTGCAAGATAACCCATCAGATTTCCAAAGAATTAgatttaaagatgaaaaaactTTGGTACAAAATGCAGATGAAATTTGGTATCTTCAGTTCTCACCAGACGGGAAATATTTGGCAAGTGCTTCTGCTGATTCAATGACAGAACGAAAAATTCTAATTTATgatgttgaaaatgatttccAGGTTTATAAAATTCTAGAAGATAACCCTCAAAGCGTGTTATATCTTTCGTTTTCCCCAGACAGTAAGTACTTGGTTTCCTGTCCTTTTAATGAAATGGCAAACATTTATGATATACATTCAAAAGGTGAACCAACTAGCATTAATCCAATCAttcataataataaagcccaagaaaatcaatctaataaaaatatagtGGCAGAAATTATTCATCCTATAGATTCATTCCAGATTCCCAATAACGATTCAGGAAATGCTTCACCATCTAGTCCGGGCTCGGTAGAATCGCCTACTTTATCCATTACTAACGGTACCAGCAGTACCGAAACATCTCCCAGGATTTGGTGCTGTGATTGGTTCCGTAGTGAAGAGCATAAGGGTAAATTTATCGTTGGATCTCCAGATCGTGATGTTGTAATTTATGATATGACGACAAAATCGATTATTTTCAGCTTTGCACAAAAACTTTTTCCTAACAATAACGCTACCAGTAACAGTAATGCCGCTAATGGCACCGACACTACTACTTcaagtaatgaaaatagaaATATGAGCAATGACGACAGCAACCATAAATTTGACGATTATCAACATGAAAAGTTTCCACGTATCCATGATTTAAAGCTATCAtatgatgataaatttttgatcttGATGACATATAATGGAACGATAGACGTTTATGATCTTTCGTCATTCCCTGATAATGACACCTTGATAAAAACAGATAATTCTGTTCTCCAGAATTTTGAGTTAGAAAGATTTTCTAGACTTGAAATCGATAAGAATATGACGTGTATTTCGTTGCCACAACTCACAAACATTTCACGTGTATCAATAGCGGGTTCGAATTTGCTAGCACCAAGtttaaatattgaaaatttagtCTTGGTGAGTTTACAAAACAATGAAATCCAGCTTTGGGACTTTAAAGAAAACTTGCTGATTCAAAAATACTACGGGCAAAGACAAGAGAAATTCATAATTAGATCTTGTTTTGGTTATAATAACAAGCTGGTGGTGAGTGGATCGGAGGATGGTAAAGTTTACGTTTGGGATAGATTGAGGGGTAACATAATTGATGTTTTATCTGGACATGTGGGCGAAAGGGTAACCGCGGCGACAgctaatgaaaagataaGTGCCAATGGCAAAACTTTCGGTAGAAATTGTAATGTGGTAGCGTGGAATCCTGTTGATAAAAGCTTATTCGCTTCCGGTGGTGATGATGGTTATATTAAGATTTGGAGGGTCATTAAAGagtaa
- the PDI1 gene encoding protein disulfide isomerase PDI1 (similar to Saccharomyces cerevisiae PDI1 (YCL043C) and EUG1 (YDR518W); ancestral locus Anc_1.31), producing the protein MLFSKKTLFSLAALCVQFGMAQEAAAPADSAVVRLTSENFKDFMEHNPLVLAEFFAPWCGHCKNLAPEYVKAADILQEKGIPLVQIDCTEDQDICMEQNVPGYPTLKVFKNGELISKRDYSGARSADAIVNYMIKQSQPNVITVNDKKELTAFLEEVNQHVLVSYESENSKLNETFYKIADNLSEDYTFVSFPDKSVKDDAAKLALYVQGSDEPSYFTEVSDLLSGDFTKMESWLSTESLPYFASMNGDIFKKYMDSGLPLAYFFYTSEEEFESYSDLFSKLGKEYRGKINFVGLDSTKYGRHADNLNMKELFPLFVIHDISSNLKYGLDQLTPEEFSELTEPYTLDESEITKFVEDYANGDIEPIVKSEPIPETQETNVYKLVGKTHDEIVLDSDKDVLVKYYAPWCGHCKRLAPIYEELADVVASNKKTNNSFVIADIDDTVNDVANLQIKGYPTIILYPAGQKDKPITYEGSRSIESLLTFLEENSGNKINSMKLYKDYQNDLKIAQEEEAAKLAEKQKEAEEDDEFDDEEEEIGHDEL; encoded by the coding sequence ATGTTGTTCAGCAAAAAGACTCTATTCTCTCTGGCCGCTCTATGTGTACAGTTCGGTATGGCTCAGGAAGCCGCTGCTCCTGCTGATTCTGCAGTCGTTAGATTAActtctgaaaatttcaaagatttcatGGAACATAACCCGCTAGTTCTAGCTGAATTTTTTGCTCCATGGTGTGGTCATTGCAAAAATTTGGCTCCAGAATATGTTAAAGCTGCTGATATCTTACAAGAAAAGGGCATTCCATTAGTCCAGATTGATTGTACTGAAGATCAAGATATTTGCATGGAACAAAATGTTCCAGGTTATCCAACTTTGAAAGTATTCAAGAATGGTGAATTGATCTCAAAACGTGACTATTCTGGTGCTAGATCCGCTGATGCCATCGTTAATTATATGATAAAACAATCTCAACCAAATGTTATCACCGTGAACGacaaaaaagaattaaCTGCCTTCTTAGAAGAAGTTAATCAACATGTCTTAGTCTCCTATGAATCTGAAAATTctaaattaaatgaaactTTCTACAAAATCGCCGATAATTTATCTGAAGATTACACTTTTGTATCATTCCCTGATAAATCAGTTAAGGATGATGCCGCAAAATTAGCTCTCTATGTACAAGGTTCCGATGAACCATCATATTTCACTGAAGTTTCAGATTTACTATCTGGTGACTTCACAAAAATGGAAAGCTGGTTATCTACAGAATCTTTACCTTATTTTGCCAGTATGAATGGTGATATCTTCAAGAAATACATGGATAGTGGCTTACCTTTAGCTTATTTCTTCTACACTTCCGAAGAGGAATTTGAATCTTACTCTGATCTCTTCTCCAAGTTAGGTAAAGAATACCGTGGTAAGATCAATTTCGTTGGTTTAGACTCCACTAAATACGGTAGACACGCTGATAATCTAAACATGAAGGAATTATTCCCATTATTTGTCATTCATGACATATCTTCAAACTTGAAGTATGGTTTAGATCAATTAACTCCTGAAGAATTCTCAGAATTGACTGAACCTTACACTTTAgatgaaagtgaaattACTAAATTCGTTGAAGATTATGCAAATGGTGATATTGAACCAATTGTCAAATCTGAACCAATCCCAGAAACTCAAGAAACTAACGTCTACAAATTAGTCGGTAAGACTCACGATGAAATTGTCTTAGATAGCGATAAGGATGTTTTAGTCAAATACTACGCTCCATGGTGTGGTCACTGTAAGAGATTAGCTCCAATCTATGAAGAATTAGCTGATGTTGTTGCTTCAAACAAGAAGACTAACAACAGTTTTGTTATTGCTGATATCGACGACACTGTAAATGATGTTGCTAACTTACAAATCAAGGGTTACCCAACTATCATTTTATACCCAGCTGGTCAAAAGGATAAGCCAATCACTTACGAAGGTTCAAGAAGCATTGAATCTCTCTTAACTTTcttagaagaaaattctGGTAACAAGATTAATTCTATGAAATTGTACAAAGATTATCAAAACGATTTAAAGATTGCTcaggaagaagaagccgCTAAATTAGCTGAAAAGCAAAAGGAagcagaagaagacgaTGAGttcgatgatgaagaagaagaaattggtCACGATGAATTGTAG
- the EMC1 gene encoding Emc1p (similar to Saccharomyces cerevisiae YCL045C; ancestral locus Anc_1.29) produces MLLHPIATLVFGLVSQFVLTNAVFSDEAYKVDWQLQNIGKYKCIISNNDTSKLIVFSDFNDEEETLVSYVNSQDGNIMSRFVLPYKILDVMRSSDKEAFVVRTEKNEFETFDLNLGFPVTTSRLEEVFISSCNCVQQNENVKIEGNTLGILDVKTKLPLFQMPLPEGFQEVVFLETDNVNSLKLSIALTGLRYSYYEIKFNISDTQEPEWERDESLADVVDYVIIDIKDHSMDEIEREMSVEETMDNVLDAYMFRVTTDWNRLRDLLRRNKYNPGKALMEVFNIRKNDDSEKIELARTQNLNFGLSKLLIVATRNSKINAIDLDNRGQTAWSIDSNLQDILSVELIGKTNKLLIISKMGDFEIYESTSELLSPTLNSKGSLITRREIAAAHRLDDSDYFYLEFADGSEKEIVSFGSVEQKLPNADIYITDHDEKAISGHTIGKNNELGEASKITPQKTWKITLKSNERIVAFAARNSEPQVGSLGTILGSREVLYKYFYPNLASYVVINEDTGDMVVNLIDTITGELLYTQKHKHEKDGVDFDLPINILFGEHWFIYSYFSVKPVPEQKLTVVELYESLEPNERKSDASASYNPINGIFNKPEILTKSYIFPEVIKHMILSNTKYDITTRSLIVELQNGQITYIPKVVLNARRKNESEMTADDKKEFMASQYIPTVRINDHFVITHYRDLITNTKSKMISVPTNLESTSIVCQIGHDIFCTRITPSGPFDFMSPSFEKGKLIGTIIAMVIICYFLRPSVASKKLKSIWLVRE; encoded by the coding sequence atgttGTTGCATCCAATTGCCACACTGGTATTTGGGCTTGTCTCTCAGTTCGTGCTCACCAATGCTGTGTTCTCGGACGAAGCTTATAAAGTTGATTGgcaattacaaaatatagGAAAATATAAGTGTATTATATCCAACAATGATACTTCAAAGCTAATTGTATTTTCTGATTTTAATGACGAGGAAGAGACGCTGGTATCATACGTTAACTCACAGGATGGAAATATTATGTCTAGATTCGTTCTTCCTTACAAGATTTTAGATGTAATGAGATCTTCTGATAAAGAAGCCTTTGTTGTGAGGACTGAGAAGAATGAGTTCGAAACTTTTGATTTAAACTTGGGATTTCCAGTAACCACAAGCAGATTAGAAGAGGTGTTTATTTCTTCATGCAACTGCGTGCAAcagaatgaaaatgtcaAGATCGAAGGGAATACATTAGGTATTTTAGACGTCAAAACAAAGCTTCCTCTCTTCCAAATGCCTCTACCGGAGGGCTTTCAAGAAGTAGTCTTTTTGGAAACAGATAACGTGAACTCTTTAAAATTATCGATAGCTCTTACGGGCCTCAGATATTCTTATTATGAAATCAAGTTCAATATTTCTGATACCCAAGAACCGGAGTGGGAAAGAGATGAATCACTAGCTGATGTAGTAGACTATGTGATTATAGATATAAAGGACCATTCTATGGATGAGATAGAGAGGGAGATGTCAGTTGAGGAAACAATGGACAATGTCTTAGATGCATACATGTTTAGGGTTACAACCGACTGGAATAGATTAAGAGATCTATTGAGAAGAAACAAGTACAATCCTGGAAAGGCACTAATGgaagttttcaatataaggaaaaatgatgattcagaaaaaatagaattaGCAAGAACCCAGAATCTGAATTTTGGTTTAAGCAAATTACTCATTGTTGCGACACgaaattcaaagataaacGCAATTGACTTGGATAATAGAGGGCAAACAGCGTGGTCcattgattcaaatttacaagatATCTTGTCTGTTGAGTTAATTGGAAAAACTAATAAACTGCTTATAATTTCTAAAATGGGTGATTTCGAAATTTACGAAAGTACTAGTGAATTATTGTCTCCAACTTTGAACAGCAAAGGGTCTCTTATTACAAGGAGGGAAATTGCAGCAGCCCATAGATTGGATGATTCCGACTATTTTTATCTAGAATTTGCAGATGGCTCAGAAAAAGAGATTGTTTCGTTCGGTTCCGTTGAACAGAAGTTACCTAACGCTGATATTTATATCACTGATCATGATGAAAAGGCAATTTCTGGTCATACGATTGGCAAAAATAACGAACTTGGCGAAGCGTCTAAAATAACTCCCCAAAAGACTTGGAAAATTACGTTAAAAAGCAATGAACGTATTGTGGCATTTGCTGCACGAAACTCAGAACCTCAAGTCGGAAGTCTAGGTACAATCTTAGGTAGCAGAGAGGTGCtttacaaatatttctaTCCAAATTTGGCAAGTTATGTAGTGATAAATGAGGATACTGGGGACATGGTCgtaaatttgattgatacCATTACTGGTGAACTACTTTATACCCAAAAACATAAGCACGAAAAGGATGGGGTGgattttgatttaccaATAAACATATTATTTGGAGAGCATTGGTTCATTTATTCTTATTTCAGTGTTAAGCCAGTTCCTGAACAAAAATTAACTGTTGTTGAGTTATATGAGTCATTAGAACCAAATGAAAGGAAGTCGGACGCGTCTGCTTCTTATAATCCTATCAATGGGATATTTAACAAGCCCGAAATACTCACAAAGTCTTATATTTTCCCAGAAGTTATTAAGCATATGATACTTTCCAACACTAAGTACGATATCACGACCAGATCTCTTATTGTTGAACTACAAAACGGACAAATTACATATATTCCGAAGGTTGTATTGAACGCCAGACGTAAGAATGAAAGTGAAATGACTGCTGACGACAAGAAGGAATTTATGGCCAGCCAATATATTCCAACCGTACGAATTAATGACCATTTTGTCATTACACATTATAGAGATTTAATAACGAATACcaaatcaaaaatgatatctGTCCCAACAAACCTAGAGTCTACTTCTATAGTTTGTCAGATCGGTCATGATATATTTTGCACCAGAATTACGCCATCCGGACCATTCGATTTTATGAGTCCTAGTTTCGAAAAAGGTAAGCTTATAGGCACAATCATAGCGATGGTGATAATATGTTATTTCTTACGCCCTAGTGTCGCAAGCAAGAAACTGAAGAGCATCTGGCTGGTTAGAGAATAA
- the GLK1 gene encoding glucokinase (similar to Saccharomyces cerevisiae GLK1 (YCL040W) and EMI2 (YDR516C); ancestral locus Anc_1.33) codes for MSFDDLHKASQQQLTTAVDEICKEFEVTPQKLDELTAHFIEQMQMGLSNTDESAENKGLPMIPSFVTGSPNGTEKGMLFAADLGGTNFRVCSVTLSGDHTYKMEQMKSKIPDELLEDENVSSEDLFSYLARRTAAFIKKNHPEVTETKDIVKLGFTFSYPVLQTSLNAGTLIRWTKGFNIPDTVGKDVVQLYQEQLAKQGLGNLKVVALTNDTVGTYLSHCYTSQNTDSMTTGEISEPIIGCIFGTGTNGCYMEELDKVTKLPKEFRDKLAAQGKTHMVINTEWGSFDNELKVLPTTKYDVYIDQKLSANPGFHLFEKRVSGMFLGELLRNILIDLHSRGLIFNQYRTNEQLPHRLQTPFELDSEVLSHIEIDDSTGLRETELSLLQTLRLPTSPTERKEIQKIVRAISRRSAYLAAVPIAAITIKTGVLSKRYHGEVEVGCDGSVVEYYPGFRSMLRHALALSPLGSEGERKVHLRLAKDGSGVGAALCALVA; via the coding sequence ATGTCTTTTGACGACTTACACAAAGCAAGCCAACAACAATTAACTACTGCAGTAGACGAAATCTGTAAAGAATTCGAAGTCACTCCAcaaaaattggatgaaTTGACTGCTCATTTCATTGAACAAATGCAAATGGGTCTATCCAACACTGATGAATCCGCCGAAAATAAAGGTTTACCAATGATTCCATCCTTCGTCACTGGTTCTCCAAACGGTACTGAAAAGGGTATGCTTTTTGCTGCTGATCTTGGTGGTACCAATTTCAGAGTTTGTTCAGTTACTTTAAGTGGTGACCACACTTACAAAATGGAAcaaatgaaatcaaaaattccagatgaattattagaagatgaaaatgttaGTAGTGAAGATTTATTCTCCTATTTAGCAAGAAGAACCGCTGCTTTCATTAAAAAGAACCATCCTGAAGTTACTGAAACTAAAGATATCGTCAAATTAGGTTTTACTTTCTCTTACCCAGTCTTACAAACTTCTCTAAATGCTGGTACTTTAATTAGATGGACTAAGGGTTTCAACATTCCAGACACCGTTGGTAAGGATGTCGTCCAGTTGTACCAAGAACAATTAGCCAAACAAGGCTTAGGTAACTTGAAGGTCGTTGCTTTAACTAACGATACCGTCGGTACCTACTTATCTCACTGTTACACCTCTCAAAACACTGATTCAATGACCACTGGTGAAATCAGCGAACCAATCATCGGTTGTATTTTCGGTACCGGTACTAACGGTTGTTACatggaagaattagataAAGTCACTAAGTTGCCAAAGGAATTTAGAGATAAACTGGCCGCTCAAGGTAAGACTCATATGGTCATTAACACTGAATGGGGTTCCTTCgataatgaattgaaagtCTTACCAACTACTAAGTACGATGTCTACATTGATCAAAAATTAAGTGCAAACCCAGGTTTccatttatttgaaaagagagtCTCTGGTATGTTCTTAGGTGAACTATTGAGAAATATCTTGATTGACTTACACTCCCGTGGTCTAATCTTCAACCAATACAGAACCAATGAACAGTTACCTCACCGTTTACAAACTCCTTTCGAATTAGATTCTGAAGTTTTATCTCATAtcgaaattgatgattctACCGGTTTAAGAGAAACTGAATTATCTTTGTTACAAACTTTAAGATTACCAACCTCTCCAACTGAACGTAAGGAAATCCAAAAGATTGTCCGTGCCATCTCTCGTAGATCCGCCTACTTAGCTGCTGTTCCAATTGCTGCTATCACTATCAAGACTGGTGTTTTAAGCAAGAGATACCATGGTGAAGTCGAAGTCGGTTGTGACGGTTCTGTCGTCGAATACTACCCAGGTTTCAGATCCATGTTGAGACACGCTTTAGCTTTATCTCCATTAGGTTCTGAAGGTGAACGTAAAGTTCATTTAAGATTGGCCAAGGATGGTTCAGGTGTCGGTGCCGCATTATGTGCTTTGGTCGCTTGA